The Engystomops pustulosus chromosome 9, aEngPut4.maternal, whole genome shotgun sequence genome includes a window with the following:
- the LOC140076821 gene encoding cytochrome P450 2F2-like isoform X2 gives MKEKYGPIFTLYFGPHPGVVICGYKAVKEALIDQNDVFGERGDYPGFLNFIGEHDIAFTNGNNWKLRRRFALLTLRNFGMGKRSVEERILEEAQFLIKEFRATNGSPVNLTSYLARAVSNVISSIVYGSRFDYGDKRLKAITDSIFNNFNILSSMWGALYNMYPELMEYVPGPHKKMWRNFQDIYDITDEFIEHHEKTLDPENPRDYIDCFLMKIKEESGIQDSAFYKRSLARSIQNLIFGGTETVSTTLRYGILVLMKYPEIAERIQQEIDSVVGRDRSPSIVDRTKMPYTEATIYEIMRFCDVIPVSLPRCTSRTTVFNGFSIPKGTYVTPLLTSVHYDPEYYKEPNKFNPNNFLDDKGLFKKSDAHMPFGAGKRICLGESLARMELFIFFTSLLQNLTFKPVVPKEELDILPTGSGLGTIPPIFQCRILPR, from the exons ATGAAAGAGAAATATGGGCCAATATTCACCTTATACTTTGGACCTCATCCAGGAGTCGTCATATGTGGATATAAGGCAGTGAAGGAGGCGTTGATTGATCAAAATGATGTGTTTGGGGAACGGGGAGACTATCCTGGTTTTCTGAACTTCATAGGAGAACATG ATATCGCGTTCACTAATGGCAACAACTGGAAACTCAGACGGCGTTTTGCTCTGCTGACACTCAGAAACTTTGGGATGGGGAAAAGAAGTGTAGAGGAGAGAATCCTGGAGGAGGCCCAGTTCCTGATCAAAGAGTTTAGGGCTACGAATG GATCTCCGGTGAACCTGACGTCATACTTGGCTCGCGCAGTCTCCAATGTCATCAGCTCCATAGTCTACGGAAGTCGCTTCGATTATGGGGATAAAAGACTGAAAGCCATAACTGACAGTATCTTCAACAACTTTAATATCCTGAGTTCCATGTGGGGGGCT CTGTACAACATGTATCCAGAACTTATGGAATATGTGCCAGGCCCCCATAAGAAAATGTGGAGAAATTTCCAAGACATCTACGACATCACAGACGAATTTATTGAGCATCATGAGAAAACACTTGATCCAGAAAACCCTCGAGATTATATTGATTGTTTCCTCATGAAAATAAAGGAG GAATCAGGTATCCAAGACTCGGCCTTCTACAAGAGGAGCTTGGCGAGAAGCATTCAAAACCTAATCTTTGGTGGAACTGAAACAGTCAGTACAACGCTGCGATACgggatcctggttcttatgaaatatCCAGAGATAGCAG AGAGAATTCAACAGGAAATTGACAGCGTTGTGGGACGAGATAGAAGTCCATCAATAGTGGACAGGACGAAGATGCCCTACACCGAGGCGACTATCTATGAAATCATGAGATtttgtgatgtcataccagtcaGTCTTCCGCGCTGCACATCCAGGACGACTGTTTTCAATGGATTCTCTATTCCTAAG GGCACCTATGTCACCCCGCTCCTGACCTCTGTTCATTACGATCCTGAATACTACAAAGAGCCAAATAAATTCAACCCCAACAATTTTTTGGATGACAAAGGACTTTTTAAGAAGAGTGATGCCCACATGCCCTTCGGAGCAG GAAAGCGAATATGTCTTGGGGAGAGTTTGGCCCGGATGGAGCTCTTCATCTTCTTCACATCCTTGCTGCAGAATCTCACCTTCAAACCCGTAGTTCCAAAAGAGGAATTAGATATCCTGCCAACCGGCTCCGGACTCGGCACTATCCCTCCGATCTTCCAGTGCCGTATTTTACCGCGTTAG
- the LOC140076821 gene encoding cytochrome P450 2F2-like isoform X1: MDWSSALLLLFILFLTYTILSYIKIFKEKATLPPGPIPIPFLGNLFQIDIKDVAGTFMKMKEKYGPIFTLYFGPHPGVVICGYKAVKEALIDQNDVFGERGDYPGFLNFIGEHDIAFTNGNNWKLRRRFALLTLRNFGMGKRSVEERILEEAQFLIKEFRATNGSPVNLTSYLARAVSNVISSIVYGSRFDYGDKRLKAITDSIFNNFNILSSMWGALYNMYPELMEYVPGPHKKMWRNFQDIYDITDEFIEHHEKTLDPENPRDYIDCFLMKIKEESGIQDSAFYKRSLARSIQNLIFGGTETVSTTLRYGILVLMKYPEIAERIQQEIDSVVGRDRSPSIVDRTKMPYTEATIYEIMRFCDVIPVSLPRCTSRTTVFNGFSIPKGTYVTPLLTSVHYDPEYYKEPNKFNPNNFLDDKGLFKKSDAHMPFGAGKRICLGESLARMELFIFFTSLLQNLTFKPVVPKEELDILPTGSGLGTIPPIFQCRILPR; encoded by the exons ATGGATTGGTCCAGCGCCCTTCTTCTTCTTTTCATCTTATTCTTGACTTATACGATCCTGAGCTACATAAAGATCTTCAAAGAGAAGGCGACACTTCCTCCGGGACCGATTCCTATTCCATTCCTGGGAAATCTTTTTCAGATTGACATTAAGGATGTTGCTggcacattcatgaag ATGAAAGAGAAATATGGGCCAATATTCACCTTATACTTTGGACCTCATCCAGGAGTCGTCATATGTGGATATAAGGCAGTGAAGGAGGCGTTGATTGATCAAAATGATGTGTTTGGGGAACGGGGAGACTATCCTGGTTTTCTGAACTTCATAGGAGAACATG ATATCGCGTTCACTAATGGCAACAACTGGAAACTCAGACGGCGTTTTGCTCTGCTGACACTCAGAAACTTTGGGATGGGGAAAAGAAGTGTAGAGGAGAGAATCCTGGAGGAGGCCCAGTTCCTGATCAAAGAGTTTAGGGCTACGAATG GATCTCCGGTGAACCTGACGTCATACTTGGCTCGCGCAGTCTCCAATGTCATCAGCTCCATAGTCTACGGAAGTCGCTTCGATTATGGGGATAAAAGACTGAAAGCCATAACTGACAGTATCTTCAACAACTTTAATATCCTGAGTTCCATGTGGGGGGCT CTGTACAACATGTATCCAGAACTTATGGAATATGTGCCAGGCCCCCATAAGAAAATGTGGAGAAATTTCCAAGACATCTACGACATCACAGACGAATTTATTGAGCATCATGAGAAAACACTTGATCCAGAAAACCCTCGAGATTATATTGATTGTTTCCTCATGAAAATAAAGGAG GAATCAGGTATCCAAGACTCGGCCTTCTACAAGAGGAGCTTGGCGAGAAGCATTCAAAACCTAATCTTTGGTGGAACTGAAACAGTCAGTACAACGCTGCGATACgggatcctggttcttatgaaatatCCAGAGATAGCAG AGAGAATTCAACAGGAAATTGACAGCGTTGTGGGACGAGATAGAAGTCCATCAATAGTGGACAGGACGAAGATGCCCTACACCGAGGCGACTATCTATGAAATCATGAGATtttgtgatgtcataccagtcaGTCTTCCGCGCTGCACATCCAGGACGACTGTTTTCAATGGATTCTCTATTCCTAAG GGCACCTATGTCACCCCGCTCCTGACCTCTGTTCATTACGATCCTGAATACTACAAAGAGCCAAATAAATTCAACCCCAACAATTTTTTGGATGACAAAGGACTTTTTAAGAAGAGTGATGCCCACATGCCCTTCGGAGCAG GAAAGCGAATATGTCTTGGGGAGAGTTTGGCCCGGATGGAGCTCTTCATCTTCTTCACATCCTTGCTGCAGAATCTCACCTTCAAACCCGTAGTTCCAAAAGAGGAATTAGATATCCTGCCAACCGGCTCCGGACTCGGCACTATCCCTCCGATCTTCCAGTGCCGTATTTTACCGCGTTAG